The following proteins are encoded in a genomic region of Chloracidobacterium sp.:
- a CDS encoding BrnA antitoxin family protein produces the protein MKATKDKDYEYLPTSEEASKRGLRRITRPAFIDKVVKANKNRITIMLDPDVIEHFKSEAERSHVGYQTLINRTLREKMNAKTADPIEKLLKDKKALKRLKAKLESV, from the coding sequence ATGAAAGCAACAAAAGATAAAGATTACGAATACCTGCCCACTTCTGAAGAGGCGTCAAAACGAGGCTTAAGGCGGATCACTCGTCCTGCATTCATCGACAAGGTCGTAAAGGCCAATAAGAACCGCATAACCATAATGCTCGATCCGGATGTGATCGAACATTTCAAATCGGAGGCGGAACGTTCGCACGTTGGCTATCAAACGCTGATAAATAGAACTCTCCGCGAAAAGATGAACGCCAAAACCGCCGACCCGATCGAGAAGCTCTTGAAAGATAAGAAAGCTCTCAAACGCCTAAAGGCAAAATTAGAATCGGTGTGA
- a CDS encoding CocE/NonD family hydrolase: MRAIFFRFAVSAIAFTGLALGIYGQPGPRPDPALIAKRNAIEAELNSVAVVDRKVMVTMRDGKRMAADIYRPKDSSKTYPIIFSRTPYNFNFWDVRLGAPRDMTTILDAVKRGYAYVVMNERGHFFSEGNYDILGAPISDGEDAIRWLTTQKWSNGKLGTIGCSSTAEWQMAVAAQNVPGFTTFIPQGFGAGIGRVGPYYEQGNWYRGGAVQMLFIAWLYGEQNQVRPMFPANTSQEDLIRVSKSFDLGQQLPPVDWSKALRHLPEMDILKAVDGPHGIFADKMPNTTGGAMIQRKPNDPAWYKGGLFHDNMKINMPGFWFMSWYDVSVGPNLAAYNHVRRTASPDIADKQYAVIAPTLHCSYTRATENTIVGERSVGDARLDYSKMTYDWFDYFLKGEKNDVLKMPKVQYYTMGSNKWQTADEWPPKGAQPLTFYLASDGSANTLKGDGKLVSTPPDADKPDSFTYDPMDPVPSYGGNVCCTGNAVVGGSFDQSRMEERKDILVYSTEPLKEGFELSGPIEVTLYVSSDAKDTDFTVKLIDVDENGKAWNLDETIQRMRYRNGYTAPLAWMEPNKVYKMAFQPMTTSNYFAAGHRLRIEISSSNFPRFDRNMNTGGNNYDEVKGVVARNSVHHSKQFPASVTISVVKHK, from the coding sequence ATGCGGGCAATCTTTTTTCGTTTCGCCGTATCGGCGATAGCATTTACCGGCTTGGCTCTTGGCATCTACGGGCAGCCGGGACCGCGTCCCGATCCGGCACTTATCGCGAAACGCAACGCGATCGAGGCCGAGCTGAATTCGGTCGCTGTCGTTGACCGGAAGGTGATGGTAACGATGCGTGACGGCAAGCGAATGGCCGCCGACATCTATCGTCCGAAGGATTCGTCGAAGACCTATCCGATCATATTTTCGAGAACGCCGTACAACTTCAATTTCTGGGACGTGCGTCTCGGTGCTCCGCGTGATATGACGACGATCCTTGATGCCGTCAAACGCGGCTATGCTTACGTCGTGATGAATGAACGCGGACACTTTTTTTCCGAAGGCAATTACGACATTCTTGGTGCTCCGATCTCAGACGGCGAGGACGCGATCCGTTGGCTCACGACTCAAAAGTGGTCGAACGGTAAACTCGGTACGATCGGCTGCTCTTCGACCGCCGAATGGCAGATGGCGGTTGCCGCACAGAATGTTCCCGGATTCACGACCTTCATTCCGCAGGGCTTCGGCGCGGGCATCGGGCGTGTCGGGCCGTACTATGAACAAGGTAATTGGTATCGCGGCGGTGCGGTTCAAATGCTCTTTATTGCATGGCTCTACGGCGAACAGAATCAGGTGCGGCCGATGTTCCCGGCAAATACCTCGCAAGAAGATCTGATACGTGTTTCAAAGTCCTTCGACCTCGGACAGCAGCTTCCGCCTGTCGATTGGTCAAAAGCTCTGCGTCATCTGCCCGAAATGGATATCCTCAAAGCGGTTGACGGGCCTCACGGCATTTTTGCGGACAAGATGCCGAACACGACCGGCGGAGCGATGATACAACGTAAGCCGAACGATCCCGCGTGGTACAAGGGCGGCCTTTTCCACGACAATATGAAGATAAATATGCCGGGATTTTGGTTCATGTCGTGGTACGACGTCTCGGTCGGCCCGAACCTCGCAGCCTACAACCACGTTCGCCGAACGGCAAGCCCCGACATTGCCGACAAGCAGTATGCCGTGATCGCACCGACACTGCACTGCTCCTACACGCGGGCGACCGAGAATACCATTGTCGGCGAACGCAGCGTTGGCGACGCGCGCCTCGATTACAGCAAGATGACGTATGATTGGTTCGACTATTTCTTGAAAGGCGAGAAGAACGACGTCCTGAAGATGCCGAAAGTGCAGTACTACACAATGGGCAGCAACAAATGGCAAACAGCGGATGAATGGCCGCCGAAAGGCGCGCAGCCATTGACCTTCTACCTTGCAAGTGACGGTTCAGCGAACACTCTAAAGGGCGACGGGAAACTCGTTTCGACACCGCCTGACGCCGATAAGCCTGATTCGTTCACATACGACCCGATGGATCCCGTGCCTTCGTACGGCGGCAACGTCTGCTGCACGGGCAACGCTGTAGTGGGCGGGTCTTTCGATCAAAGCCGGATGGAGGAGCGCAAGGACATCCTCGTTTATTCGACCGAGCCGCTCAAAGAAGGCTTTGAGCTTAGCGGCCCGATCGAGGTAACGCTCTATGTATCTTCTGACGCAAAGGACACTGACTTCACGGTCAAGCTCATCGATGTTGACGAGAACGGAAAAGCGTGGAACTTGGATGAGACGATCCAACGTATGCGCTATCGGAACGGATACACCGCACCGCTCGCGTGGATGGAACCGAACAAGGTTTACAAGATGGCATTCCAACCGATGACGACCAGCAACTATTTCGCTGCCGGCCATCGCCTGCGGATCGAGATCTCCTCGAGCAACTTCCCGCGTTTTGACCGAAATATGAACACCGGCGGCAATAACTACGACGAGGTCAAAGGCGTCGTCGCACGCAACTCCGTCCATCACTCGAAACAGTTCCCGGCATCGGTTACGATCTCAGTGGTGAAGCACAAATAG
- a CDS encoding amidohydrolase, whose translation MFTIDVHTHILPRNIPGWKERFGYGGFITLDHHKACCARMMRDDGKQFRDVEANCWSPERRIEECDAAGVDVQVLSTVPVMFSYWAEPKDGAKVAKFLNDDIAEHILRHPKRFVGLGTLPMQAPELAVKELERCRSIGLVGVEIGTNVNQLNLSEPQFFDVFAACQELGMAVFVHPWDMMGEEDMQKFWLPWLVGMPAETSRAICSLIFSGVLERLPQLRICFAHGGGSFPATIGRIEHGFNVRPDLCAVDNDHSPRKYLNRMYFDSLVHDGAALEYLINIAGAERVMLGTDYPFPLGELEPGKLIESMSYDEEIIEMLLNGSALNWLDLEKESFE comes from the coding sequence ATGTTTACGATCGACGTCCATACACACATACTGCCTCGAAATATTCCCGGATGGAAAGAGCGATTCGGCTACGGCGGCTTTATCACGCTGGATCATCACAAGGCATGCTGTGCGCGGATGATGCGTGATGACGGCAAGCAGTTCCGTGATGTCGAAGCGAATTGCTGGTCGCCCGAGCGACGTATCGAGGAATGCGATGCCGCCGGCGTCGATGTTCAAGTGCTGTCAACCGTTCCGGTGATGTTCTCATATTGGGCGGAGCCAAAGGACGGAGCCAAGGTTGCAAAATTTCTGAATGATGATATCGCCGAGCATATCCTGCGGCACCCGAAACGCTTCGTCGGCCTCGGTACGCTGCCGATGCAGGCGCCCGAACTCGCCGTAAAGGAACTCGAACGGTGCCGTTCGATAGGGCTTGTCGGTGTCGAGATCGGGACGAACGTCAATCAGCTCAACCTCAGCGAGCCGCAGTTCTTTGACGTGTTTGCCGCGTGTCAAGAGCTTGGAATGGCCGTTTTTGTGCATCCGTGGGACATGATGGGCGAGGAAGATATGCAGAAATTTTGGCTGCCGTGGCTTGTCGGTATGCCGGCGGAAACTTCGCGTGCAATATGCTCACTCATATTTTCCGGCGTTCTGGAGCGTCTGCCGCAATTGCGTATTTGCTTTGCTCACGGCGGCGGTTCGTTTCCGGCGACGATCGGCAGGATCGAGCACGGATTCAATGTTCGGCCCGACCTTTGTGCGGTCGATAACGACCACAGCCCGCGAAAATACCTCAACCGAATGTACTTCGATTCGCTTGTTCACGATGGTGCCGCTCTCGAATACCTGATCAACATTGCAGGTGCCGAACGTGTGATGCTGGGCACCGATTATCCGTTCCCGCTCGGCGAGCTTGAACCCGGAAAGCTCATCGAATCAATGTCTTACGACGAAGAGATAATCGAAATGCTCCTGAACGGCTCCGCTTTGAACTGGCTGGATCTCGAAAAGGAGAGCTTTGAGTGA
- the kynU gene encoding kynureninase, with protein MSFDDHIELDEHDPLRAFRERFFIPKQANGDDVIYLTGNSLGLQPKRTREYIEQELDDWARLGVDGHTHARHPWLPYHEFVTEAMARVVGAKPIEVVAMNSLTVNLHLLMVSFYRPSPARRRIMIEKGAFPSDRYAVASQIAWHRSEPPALAGGQSAKPVELSANRPPANAGGSDLIELAPREGESTLRTEDIIETIECEGDSVALILLGGVNYYTGQAFDVEAITEAGHRKGCIVGFDLAHAAGNLELKLHEWGVDLAAWCSYKYLNAGPGGIAGVFVHERHAQSFDLPRFAGWWGHDKATRFLMGPKFAPIEGAEGWQLSNPPIFQLAALRASLEIFDEATMPALREKSVKLTGFLEGLLSEIETDRIEVITPSDAAQRGCQLSIRVRNADKTLFDAISKRGVIADWREPDVIRVAPVPLYNTFEDVSRFAAILKKCIGE; from the coding sequence ATGAGTTTTGACGATCACATAGAACTTGACGAACACGATCCGCTGCGAGCGTTTCGCGAGCGATTTTTTATACCGAAACAGGCGAACGGCGATGATGTGATCTATCTCACGGGCAACTCGTTGGGCTTGCAGCCGAAGCGGACGCGTGAATACATCGAGCAAGAGCTTGACGATTGGGCGCGACTCGGCGTTGACGGCCACACGCACGCTCGGCATCCGTGGCTGCCGTATCACGAATTCGTCACCGAAGCGATGGCGCGCGTTGTCGGGGCAAAGCCGATCGAGGTCGTCGCGATGAATTCGCTCACCGTGAATCTCCATCTTCTGATGGTGTCGTTCTATCGTCCTTCTCCGGCAAGGCGCAGGATCATGATAGAAAAAGGGGCGTTCCCGTCGGATCGCTATGCGGTCGCCTCGCAGATCGCGTGGCACCGGTCAGAACCGCCTGCGTTAGCGGGCGGTCAGTCTGCCAAGCCAGTCGAATTGTCAGCGAACCGGCCGCCCGCTAACGCAGGCGGTTCTGACTTGATCGAACTCGCTCCGCGTGAGGGTGAATCAACTTTGCGAACAGAAGATATCATTGAGACCATCGAGTGCGAAGGCGACAGCGTTGCTCTCATCCTGCTCGGCGGCGTCAATTACTACACCGGGCAAGCTTTTGATGTAGAAGCGATCACAGAGGCCGGTCATCGAAAGGGATGCATCGTCGGATTCGATCTCGCGCATGCGGCGGGGAATCTCGAACTGAAACTCCACGAATGGGGCGTCGATCTTGCTGCGTGGTGTTCGTATAAGTACCTGAATGCGGGGCCCGGCGGCATTGCCGGCGTTTTTGTACACGAACGTCACGCACAGAGTTTCGATCTGCCGCGGTTCGCAGGCTGGTGGGGACATGACAAGGCAACGAGATTCCTGATGGGGCCGAAGTTCGCTCCCATCGAAGGTGCCGAAGGCTGGCAGCTTTCTAATCCGCCGATATTTCAGTTGGCCGCATTGCGTGCTTCGCTTGAGATCTTTGATGAGGCAACCATGCCCGCACTCCGTGAAAAGTCAGTAAAGCTTACCGGCTTTTTAGAAGGCCTCTTGTCGGAAATTGAAACGGATCGCATCGAGGTCATTACGCCGTCCGACGCCGCGCAACGCGGATGTCAGCTTTCGATACGCGTACGCAACGCAGACAAAACGTTATTCGACGCGATCTCGAAACGCGGTGTCATTGCAGATTGGCGCGAACCGGATGTGATCCGTGTCGCGCCCGTGCCGCTGTATAATACTTTCGAGGATGTCAGTAGGTTCGCTGCAATACTGAAAAAATGTATCGGCGAATGA
- a CDS encoding FAD-dependent monooxygenase: MSEVTIIGAGPAGSLLAIYLAKRGISVDVFEARGDMRTEKVERGRSINMALSDRGLLALSRIGMDEYMLREAVPMRGRMVHPVSGEAKMQPYSGRDGEYINSISRSGLNIALINEAEKYDQVEFHFNERCTDVDPDRGMATFASGGTITSRTIIAADGAGSAVRQAMAKRVSNFRSSSDFLEHGYKELHIPPGVASDRADKNPVAPPTTPACGHPSSGRRRASGSALNMNALHIWPRHQFMMIALPNFDGSFTCTLFLANGNAAENGDTAFDRLVDGRSVQRFFEREFPSAVPLMPTLVEDFFANPTGSLGTLRCSPWNIGGKLLLIGDAAHAMVPFYGQGMNCAFEDVRVLAELVDSQLSEPPASAGGHIDWQKIFEEYSATRKPNADAIQDVAVENFYEMRDAVADPVFQRKRELETLLEQTFPDYFSKYSMVTFREDLPYSEAKRLGNAQDELLMNICRPIKNVAELDIESVINEIRKLK; this comes from the coding sequence ATGTCAGAAGTTACGATCATCGGTGCCGGCCCGGCCGGATCGCTACTCGCTATTTATCTCGCAAAACGCGGAATATCGGTCGATGTCTTTGAGGCTCGCGGCGATATGCGCACAGAAAAGGTGGAACGAGGCCGTTCAATAAATATGGCACTCTCCGACCGCGGCCTTCTTGCTCTGAGTCGTATCGGAATGGACGAGTATATGCTCCGTGAAGCGGTTCCGATGCGCGGCCGGATGGTGCATCCGGTCTCGGGCGAAGCGAAAATGCAGCCTTACAGCGGTCGTGATGGTGAATACATCAACTCGATATCGCGCTCCGGCCTCAATATCGCTCTCATCAATGAAGCGGAAAAATATGATCAGGTTGAATTTCATTTTAATGAGCGCTGCACAGATGTCGATCCCGATAGAGGCATGGCGACATTTGCTTCGGGCGGAACGATCACTTCACGGACGATCATAGCTGCAGACGGCGCAGGCTCGGCTGTACGGCAGGCAATGGCGAAAAGGGTTTCGAATTTTCGTTCGTCGTCGGACTTTCTCGAACACGGCTATAAGGAACTGCATATACCGCCCGGGGTTGCATCTGATCGAGCGGACAAGAACCCGGTCGCTCCTCCCACCACCCCGGCCTGCGGCCACCCCTCCTCAGGCAGGAGGCGAGCTTCCGGTTCTGCCCTGAACATGAACGCTCTGCATATTTGGCCGCGGCATCAATTTATGATGATCGCGTTGCCTAACTTTGACGGCAGCTTTACCTGCACATTGTTCCTCGCGAATGGAAATGCTGCGGAGAATGGTGATACCGCCTTTGATCGGCTCGTTGACGGACGGTCAGTGCAAAGGTTCTTCGAAAGAGAATTTCCGTCCGCCGTTCCGCTAATGCCAACGCTTGTTGAAGATTTCTTTGCGAATCCGACCGGCAGCCTCGGCACGCTGCGGTGTTCGCCTTGGAACATCGGTGGAAAGCTCCTGCTGATCGGCGATGCGGCCCACGCGATGGTGCCGTTCTATGGGCAGGGAATGAACTGCGCGTTCGAGGATGTGCGTGTCCTGGCGGAGCTGGTCGATTCTCAACTGTCAGAACCGCCTGCATCAGCGGGCGGCCATATCGACTGGCAAAAGATCTTTGAAGAATACTCAGCTACGCGAAAACCGAATGCCGACGCGATCCAGGACGTGGCTGTCGAAAATTTTTACGAGATGCGCGATGCCGTCGCCGACCCGGTCTTTCAGCGCAAACGCGAACTCGAAACGCTGCTCGAACAAACTTTTCCAGATTATTTCTCAAAATATTCAATGGTCACGTTTCGCGAAGATCTTCCGTATTCCGAGGCAAAGCGACTCGGAAATGCTCAAGACGAACTGCTGATGAATATATGCCGTCCGATAAAAAACGTTGCCGAACTCGATATCGAAAGCGTGATCAACGAAATAAGAAAGCTAAAATAG
- a CDS encoding carboxymuconolactone decarboxylase family protein, translating to MEQRIDAYAKRPGTLKAMYALEHYLQSSAIEEQLLHLVKMRVSQINGCAYCLDMHSKDLRFGGETEQRLYLLDAWREAPFYTPRERAALEWAEAVTLVSKTHVPDEVYEIARKEFSEEELVDLTLAIVAINGWNRFSVAFRTPAGTYEPGQHSTAA from the coding sequence ATGGAACAGAGAATAGATGCTTATGCAAAACGCCCGGGCACGCTAAAGGCGATGTACGCGCTCGAGCACTACCTTCAATCTTCGGCGATCGAGGAGCAGCTCTTGCATTTGGTCAAGATGCGTGTCTCGCAGATAAACGGCTGTGCGTATTGTCTCGATATGCATTCGAAGGATCTTCGTTTTGGCGGCGAGACCGAGCAGCGGCTGTATTTGCTTGACGCTTGGCGCGAGGCTCCTTTCTACACGCCGCGTGAACGTGCGGCTCTCGAGTGGGCTGAGGCGGTAACGCTTGTAAGCAAAACGCACGTTCCCGACGAAGTTTACGAGATCGCCCGAAAGGAATTCAGCGAGGAAGAACTCGTCGATCTGACGCTTGCGATTGTTGCGATAAACGGTTGGAACCGCTTCTCCGTCGCGTTCCGCACGCCTGCGGGGACGTACGAACCGGGACAACATTCTACCGCAGCATAA
- a CDS encoding cyclase family protein, whose protein sequence is MKAIIHSIKDMAAVDISIPLVFEGRQPNAFGASRATAEVLGDTGSGSSVNYASYTVTPHCNGTHTECIGHITDERISVRECLEDVLLAAAVVSVEPETNTGGDLVISRRTLEERIKSVAGSGDGTEAIVIRTLPNDASKLERFYDTNSAVPYFAADAIQMLVDRGIRHLLVDLPSIDRMDDGGELAGHRIFWNVKAGSRKVDAQARIDSTITELIFVPNEIADGEYLLNLQIAPFEADAAPSRPVLLVSTDSVLDRRL, encoded by the coding sequence ATGAAAGCAATAATACATTCGATCAAAGATATGGCAGCGGTTGATATCTCGATACCGCTGGTGTTCGAGGGGCGGCAGCCGAACGCCTTTGGTGCGTCGAGGGCGACGGCTGAGGTGCTTGGCGATACCGGAAGCGGCTCAAGCGTTAACTACGCCTCTTACACCGTCACGCCGCATTGCAACGGCACGCATACCGAGTGTATCGGCCACATTACCGACGAAAGGATATCTGTGCGCGAATGCCTGGAGGATGTGCTGTTGGCCGCGGCCGTGGTTTCGGTAGAACCTGAAACGAACACCGGCGGCGATCTTGTGATCAGCCGCAGAACTCTTGAAGAGCGTATCAAATCTGTCGCTGGATCAGGTGACGGAACAGAGGCGATCGTTATTCGAACGCTGCCGAACGACGCTTCAAAGCTTGAAAGGTTCTATGATACGAATTCCGCCGTGCCATACTTTGCGGCCGACGCGATACAGATGCTTGTTGATCGGGGCATTAGGCATCTCTTGGTCGATCTGCCGTCGATAGACCGGATGGATGACGGCGGAGAGCTTGCCGGGCATCGCATCTTTTGGAATGTAAAGGCCGGCAGCCGCAAGGTTGATGCGCAGGCTCGCATAGATTCGACTATTACCGAGTTGATCTTTGTTCCGAATGAGATCGCAGACGGTGAATACCTGCTCAACCTGCAGATCGCACCGTTCGAGGCTGATGCCGCGCCGAGTCGTCCTGTATTGCTTGTATCAACTGACAGCGTGCTCGATCGCCGCCTTTAG
- a CDS encoding TIGR01777 family protein, producing MKVLITGSSGLIGTRLQAALRKKGDDLLLASRSDAEGSELAKWSIEDGFAEPERLEGIDAVVHLAGESISGLRWTDEKKKAIRDSRVIGTRSLINTLAKLKHRPKVLVAASGIGFYGERGDEIMTEADTAGHGFLADVGREWEAESRRAEDAGIRTVLLRTGVVLSKDGGALGTMLLPFKLGLGGVIGSGKQWMSWISIEDHVRVIEFAMENEALRGAVNAVSPNAVTNAEFTRVMGEVLYRPTFIPLPEFAVSMIFGEMGDELLLTSTRAAPTRLMDSGFEFRFLELKAAIEHAVS from the coding sequence ATGAAGGTCTTGATCACCGGCTCAAGCGGCCTTATCGGCACACGGCTGCAGGCCGCACTCCGCAAAAAAGGCGACGACCTGCTGCTCGCGTCCCGATCGGATGCTGAAGGCAGCGAGCTGGCCAAGTGGTCGATCGAGGACGGTTTTGCCGAACCTGAACGGCTTGAAGGAATCGACGCTGTCGTTCATCTTGCGGGCGAAAGCATAAGCGGGCTTCGCTGGACGGACGAAAAGAAGAAAGCCATCCGCGACAGCCGAGTTATCGGCACACGGTCCCTCATTAACACCTTAGCAAAGCTGAAGCATCGCCCCAAGGTGCTCGTAGCGGCATCAGGAATCGGCTTTTACGGCGAACGCGGCGATGAAATAATGACCGAAGCGGACACGGCCGGACACGGTTTTTTGGCCGATGTCGGCCGCGAATGGGAAGCCGAATCACGGCGGGCCGAAGATGCAGGCATTCGAACGGTTCTGCTCCGTACCGGCGTTGTTCTCTCAAAGGACGGCGGAGCTCTGGGCACAATGCTTTTGCCTTTCAAACTCGGTCTCGGCGGTGTCATCGGCAGCGGTAAGCAGTGGATGAGTTGGATATCGATCGAGGATCACGTTCGCGTGATCGAGTTCGCGATGGAGAATGAAGCCCTTCGCGGCGCCGTCAATGCCGTCAGCCCGAATGCCGTTACAAATGCAGAATTCACACGCGTGATGGGCGAAGTGCTTTATCGGCCGACATTCATACCGCTGCCCGAATTCGCGGTTTCAATGATATTCGGCGAAATGGGCGACGAATTGCTGTTGACCAGCACAAGGGCCGCGCCCACACGCCTTATGGACAGCGGTTTCGAATTCCGTTTTCTTGAACTAAAGGCGGCGATCGAGCACGCTGTCAGTTGA
- a CDS encoding cytochrome c → MAHYCRRRFLTPFVIAAATVLLFAACSQPEPSRYSIVTDRSYEATLYRQNCAVCHGSEGLGAKLDTGMVVPNLREGPHQFNTREEIYEHITNGGQGMMPFRNVLTDRERYALTDFIMNNLRNEKK, encoded by the coding sequence GTGGCTCATTACTGTCGTCGTCGTTTCTTAACTCCTTTTGTAATAGCTGCGGCAACAGTTCTTCTGTTTGCCGCATGTTCACAGCCCGAGCCGAGCCGCTATTCGATCGTTACGGATCGCTCTTACGAGGCAACACTCTATCGTCAGAACTGCGCCGTTTGCCACGGCTCAGAGGGTTTGGGGGCAAAGCTTGACACCGGAATGGTCGTCCCGAACCTGCGCGAAGGGCCGCACCAATTCAACACCCGCGAGGAGATCTACGAACATATCACAAACGGCGGCCAAGGGATGATGCCGTTCCGAAACGTCTTGACGGACCGTGAACGCTACGCTCTGACCGATTTCATTATGAATAACCTCCGCAATGAGAAGAAATAG
- a CDS encoding long-chain fatty acid--CoA ligase, with translation MQNAATVLNLAAMVSHNAKLTPNNEAIVAGNIRLTYGELDRLTNKVANLLTEMGIGRGDNVALNCPNLPYFPIVYYGIIKAGAAVVPLCVLFKPDEIEYQLRDSEAKAVFVFEGTEELPMLANTAAAFDKVDSCRDLIVMTKDPTGASPDSRFRALNGLLAPISDKFELYPTSPFDTCAILYTSGTTGQAKGAELTHLNLWSNVIATYDIHLPELDFTDGLQKTVLVTLPLFHTTGQTVQMNSNIYGGNRVVLLPRFDAKTTLDTMAAEKVTFWIGVPTMYWALLRYVKANDHDISAIKKYMRICTSGGAPMPVDLLTEFQERFGIRVLEGYGLSETSPLACFNHIQRASKPGTVGQAVFGVDVKCFDDDDKEVPRGERGEIVIRGPNVMKGYYNRPRETAEAFRSGWFHTGDIGIIDEEGYVSIVDRKKDMILRGGYNVYPRQIEELLITHPAVSLCAVIGIPDERLGEEVKAFVVLNKGFELTEVELIEWCKERIAANKYPRVIEFRDELPIGNTGKIFKRALKEEIKG, from the coding sequence ATGCAGAATGCGGCTACTGTATTGAATTTGGCGGCGATGGTCTCGCACAACGCGAAGCTTACGCCGAACAATGAGGCGATCGTTGCCGGTAATATTCGCTTGACATACGGCGAACTTGACCGCCTTACGAACAAAGTTGCCAACCTATTGACCGAAATGGGGATCGGCCGCGGCGACAACGTCGCTCTGAATTGCCCGAACCTCCCTTATTTTCCGATAGTTTATTACGGCATTATCAAGGCCGGCGCCGCCGTCGTGCCGCTGTGCGTTCTTTTCAAACCGGATGAGATCGAATATCAGCTCCGCGACAGCGAGGCAAAGGCGGTTTTCGTATTCGAAGGCACAGAAGAGCTGCCGATGCTCGCCAACACCGCCGCCGCTTTTGATAAGGTCGATTCCTGCCGCGACCTGATCGTAATGACAAAAGATCCGACGGGAGCATCGCCGGACAGCCGCTTTCGCGCCTTGAACGGCTTGCTCGCTCCGATTAGCGACAAATTTGAGCTATACCCGACCAGCCCTTTCGACACTTGTGCGATCCTTTATACATCCGGCACCACAGGCCAGGCGAAGGGCGCCGAATTGACTCATCTGAATCTGTGGTCGAATGTGATCGCGACGTACGACATTCATTTGCCTGAACTCGACTTTACGGACGGCTTGCAGAAGACGGTTCTCGTAACATTGCCGCTCTTCCACACGACGGGACAGACCGTGCAGATGAATTCGAATATCTACGGCGGCAACCGCGTCGTTCTTCTGCCGCGTTTTGATGCCAAAACGACCCTCGACACAATGGCTGCCGAGAAAGTTACATTCTGGATAGGAGTTCCGACAATGTATTGGGCGCTGCTCCGGTATGTAAAGGCGAACGATCACGACATCTCAGCGATCAAGAAATATATGCGCATTTGCACGTCCGGCGGAGCACCAATGCCGGTTGACCTGCTCACGGAGTTTCAAGAGAGATTTGGCATACGCGTACTCGAAGGATACGGCCTTTCCGAAACGTCGCCCCTCGCGTGCTTTAATCACATTCAGCGTGCTTCCAAACCGGGCACGGTCGGCCAGGCGGTCTTCGGAGTTGATGTTAAATGCTTTGACGACGACGATAAAGAAGTGCCGCGCGGCGAACGCGGCGAGATCGTCATCCGCGGGCCGAATGTGATGAAAGGCTACTACAACCGTCCGCGAGAGACCGCCGAAGCATTCCGCAGCGGCTGGTTCCATACAGGCGATATCGGCATCATTGACGAAGAAGGCTACGTCTCGATCGTTGACCGCAAAAAGGATATGATCCTTCGCGGCGGATATAACGTCTATCCGCGGCAGATCGAAGAACTGCTGATAACGCATCCCGCCGTTTCGCTCTGCGCAGTGATCGGTATCCCGGACGAGCGGCTGGGCGAGGAGGTCAAAGCTTTTGTTGTTCTAAATAAAGGCTTTGAACTCACGGAAGTCGAACTTATCGAGTGGTGCAAGGAGCGCATTGCGGCGAATAAATACCCGCGCGTCATCGAATTTCGTGATGAATTGCCGATCGGTAATACCGGTAAGATCTTCAAACGCGCACTGAAAGAAGAGATAAAAGGATAG